Genomic DNA from Candidatus Nitronereus thalassa:
CCAAACATTTTGAAGTCCAAACCTTTCGGGTGTTGTTGGAGTCAGCCGCAGCGGAACAGGCCGCGCGAATGACGGCCATGGATGGTGCCACAAGAAACGCCGGGGAACTCATTAAGAAAGTGACGTTGTTCTATAATAAAACCCGACAGGCAGCGATTACCAAGGAATTAATGGATATCGTCGGTGGTGCGGAAGCATTAAAGTAAGCCGAACCATTTCAATGGAATGTTGACACACAACGCGGTCGCGAAATTCGGCCTAACTCAGGACATGGGTTTGCAACGGTCCTGCAGAAAAGGAGTCATCAGGTGAGTACGGAAACCGGAAAAGTCATCCAAGTCATTGGTCCAGTGGTGGACATTGAATTCCCGCCAGGGAAACTGCCCAACATTTATAATGCCGTGAAAATTCAACAACCGGCGAATGAACAAACCGGGCAGGGTGCCACGGAATTGACCCTCGAGGTAGCCCAACATTTGGGAGAAAATCGCGTCCGTGCAGTGGCGATGTCTTCCACAGATGGTTTGGTGCGGGGAATAGATGTGACTGATACTGGGGCTCCGATTTCCGTTCCGGTGGGCAAAGAAACCTTAGGCCGGGTCGTGAATGTGTTGGGCGATCCAGTTGATGGGTACGGTCCCATTCAAACCCAAAAACGCTGGTCCATTCACCGTGATGCTCCGTCGTTAGAAGACCAAGAAACCAAAACTGAGGTGTTGGAAACCGGAATTAAAGTCGTCGATTTGTTGGAGCCCTATTCCAAAGGTGGAAAAGTCGGTCTGTTCGGCGGTGCCGGGGTGGGCAAAACCGTCATCATCATGGAGCTCATCAATAACATCGCCTTGCATCACGGCGGGTTTTCAGTGTTCGCCGGCGTGGGAGAACGAACCCGCGAAGGAAACGACCTGTGGCATGAAATGCAAGACTCCAAGGTTATTGATCCAAAAGATTTTACTAAGTCTAAAGCTGCGTTGGTCTATGGCCAGATGAACGAGCCACCAGGCGCTCGCTTGCGGGTCGGTCTGACGGGACTCACCATTGCCGAATACTTCCGCGACCAAGAAGGGCAGGACGTGCTCTTGTTCGTCGATAACATTTTCCGATTTACCCAAGCCGGATCAGAGGTGTCGGCGTTGTTAGGCCGGATGCCTTCAGCAGTGGGCTATCAACCCACATTGGGAACGGAAATGGGTACCCTGCAAGAACGGATTACGTCGACCAAAAAAGGGTCCATTACCTCAGTGCAGGCCATTTACGTGCCTGCCGACGATCTTACCGACCCAGCGCCGGCTACGGCCTTTGCACATTTGGATGCGACTACGGTGTTATCACGGAGCTTAGCCGAGTTGGGTATTTACCCGGCGGTGGATCCCTTGGACTCTACTTCAAGAATTTTAGATCCACATATTTTGGGCGAAGAACATTACTCTGTCGTCCAGCAAGTGCAAGGGACACTTCAACGGTATAAAGACCTGCAAGATATCATTGCGATTTTGGGGATGGATGAATTGTCGGAGGAAGACAAGCAGTTGGTGGCCCGGGCACGGAAACTTCAACGGTTCTTGTCTCAGCCCTTCCATGTGGCGGAAGCGTTCACGGGTTCTCCTGGAAAATATGTCAAACTGAAAGATACCGTGCGAAGTTTCAAAGAAATTGTCGAAGGCAAGCATGATGACCTGCCGGAACAAGCCTTCTACATGGTGGGCGCAATCGAAGAAGCCATCGAAAAAGCCGAAAAGTTAGGACACAAAAGATAATGGCAACCTCGACCGAAGCTACGCAATCCGGGAAGATTTTGTTAGAAGTTGTGACCCCGGATAAACTGCTTCTAAGCGAAGAAGTTGATCAGGTCTCGGCCCCGGGAACCGAAGGTGATTTTGGCGTGTTGCCTGGCCATTGTCATTTTCTTTCAACCCTTCGCATTGGCGAACTGAATTATCGCATTGGCGAGAAAACGCAATTCATGTCGGTGTTGTGGGGATTCGCGGAAGTCACCTCAACGAAGGTGACCATCCTCGCGGAGATTGCGGAGAAGGCCGAAGATATCGACGTAGAAAGGGCCAAAGAGGCTGTCGCCAAAGCCGAGGCGCATTTAGAGCGTGGAGGTCTCCCCTCTGAAGTTGAAGAAGCCAAAGTCAGCCTGGAAAAAGCTCGCCTTCGACAAAAAGTGGCGGAGCGGCTGCAAAAGCAGGGTCGTTCTTAATTGAGAAAGTCCTGCGTGAAGTATGTTCCGTAAAGCGAAAAAAGTGAGTTCTTTCCGGATCACGCAAAATTCAACACCCATCACGGTATCCTAAAACCTTCCATGCCGCATGTTGAAACGCGGACGGAAATCCTCGTCACAGCCGGAGAGAGTTCTAAGCGATTAGATCACTTTCTGGCGAATCACGATCCAGACTTTTCCCGCACCATTTTGCAGCGCCTCATTCTCGATGGGCAAATCACCATCGATGGTCAAACCGTAAAGCCCAGCCATAAGATCAAACCGGGGGATCGAATCATCCTGATTGTTCCCCGCCCGGAACCACTAGACATTCAGCCAGAACCCATTCCCCTTGAAATTTTGTATGAAGATGATTCACTGTTAGTCCTCAATAAACAGGCGGACTTGGTGGTACACCCTGCGCCGGGGAACTGGTCTGGAACCCTAGTTAATGCATTGCTGTATCATCTCCAGACTGAAACTGGCTCGCTGTCAAACATCGGCGGAAAAGAACGCCCAGGGCTGGTGCATCGATTGGATAAAAACACCACTGGCGTCATGGTTGTGGCGAAACATGACCAGGCGCATGCAAATTTAGCCTCGCAGTTTAAACGGCATTCAATCACCCGCGTATATGAGGCGTTAATTTTGGGCGTCCCCAAAAAACATGAAGGGACCATTGAATTGGCCATTGGGCGTGATACCAAGGAACGCAAAAAATTTTCCGCCAATACCGCAAGACCAAAGGCCTCGGCCACAGTCTATCGAGTGACCGAACGGTTTGGTAGAATCGCCTCAACCGTGGATTTATTCCCACAAACAGGGCGAACTCATCAATTGCGTGTGCATCTGGCATCCATCAGTTGCCCAATTCTTGGAGATCCTACGTATGGTGGAAAACGGGTGTCATCTTTAGAAGATATTCACATTCCTCGGGTGATGCTCCATGCGAAAGTGTTAGGCTTTGTGCATCCCATGACTCAAGAAGAAATGATCTTTTCAGCGCCTATGCCGGTTGATATGAAAGAGACTATTCAGCTGATTCGTACACGAATCAGTCCCGTGACCACACAACAAAGAGAGGGAAAGAAGTCGTGAGTCGTGAGAAAGGATTAGCCGCTGACCAAGTTTTGGATACATTGGGAGAACTCGTGGCGGCCTTGGCCGCTTTTGCAGCAAAAGTCCCGGCCCAATCGTTTATGGTAAATCAGAGCATGCGCCCTACGGAAGAAACGATTGAGGCTTACGAGAATACGGTGTACAGATTTCGTGATCGGGCCGGATCTACCTTTCGTGTGTTGAACAGGTTTTTTATTGATTCACTCGAAGCCTTTGAAGCCGGAAGGGTATATGATGCGGTTCCACCTCTGCTCCTCGCTGTGGAACAACTTGTGGAACTTCATAAAGAAGAAAAAGTGAAATACACTGATCAACAACAAAACCGCATTCGGGAATTCCATTTGCGATTGGAAAAAATTCTTCCTGAAAAGAACAAGCCCGAAGTCGATCTCCCCACACCCGAATCCTATTGAGGACCTGTTGA
This window encodes:
- a CDS encoding F0F1 ATP synthase subunit epsilon; protein product: MATSTEATQSGKILLEVVTPDKLLLSEEVDQVSAPGTEGDFGVLPGHCHFLSTLRIGELNYRIGEKTQFMSVLWGFAEVTSTKVTILAEIAEKAEDIDVERAKEAVAKAEAHLERGGLPSEVEEAKVSLEKARLRQKVAERLQKQGRS
- the atpD gene encoding F0F1 ATP synthase subunit beta, translated to MSTETGKVIQVIGPVVDIEFPPGKLPNIYNAVKIQQPANEQTGQGATELTLEVAQHLGENRVRAVAMSSTDGLVRGIDVTDTGAPISVPVGKETLGRVVNVLGDPVDGYGPIQTQKRWSIHRDAPSLEDQETKTEVLETGIKVVDLLEPYSKGGKVGLFGGAGVGKTVIIMELINNIALHHGGFSVFAGVGERTREGNDLWHEMQDSKVIDPKDFTKSKAALVYGQMNEPPGARLRVGLTGLTIAEYFRDQEGQDVLLFVDNIFRFTQAGSEVSALLGRMPSAVGYQPTLGTEMGTLQERITSTKKGSITSVQAIYVPADDLTDPAPATAFAHLDATTVLSRSLAELGIYPAVDPLDSTSRILDPHILGEEHYSVVQQVQGTLQRYKDLQDIIAILGMDELSEEDKQLVARARKLQRFLSQPFHVAEAFTGSPGKYVKLKDTVRSFKEIVEGKHDDLPEQAFYMVGAIEEAIEKAEKLGHKR
- a CDS encoding RluA family pseudouridine synthase; translated protein: MPHVETRTEILVTAGESSKRLDHFLANHDPDFSRTILQRLILDGQITIDGQTVKPSHKIKPGDRIILIVPRPEPLDIQPEPIPLEILYEDDSLLVLNKQADLVVHPAPGNWSGTLVNALLYHLQTETGSLSNIGGKERPGLVHRLDKNTTGVMVVAKHDQAHANLASQFKRHSITRVYEALILGVPKKHEGTIELAIGRDTKERKKFSANTARPKASATVYRVTERFGRIASTVDLFPQTGRTHQLRVHLASISCPILGDPTYGGKRVSSLEDIHIPRVMLHAKVLGFVHPMTQEEMIFSAPMPVDMKETIQLIRTRISPVTTQQREGKKS